The following proteins come from a genomic window of Panicum hallii strain FIL2 chromosome 8, PHallii_v3.1, whole genome shotgun sequence:
- the LOC112902478 gene encoding disease resistance protein RPP13-like: MAEVMASAATGVMGSVIGKLTAMLGEKYQLARGAEEGICFLKEELSTMDAVLQNLAEKDDDQIDPLAKDWRSKVRELSYDIEDCIDRFRLNHSHGGSKANFVRKAVRKVKILLQDRGLAEEIQKLKSLVIEQSERAKRYDIHAASPQPVLLDLRAPALFAEARDLVGIDGPRKEIIELLTCEEMQHKVVSIYGTAGQGKTTLAMEVYRKITEAFDCRAFVSVSQTPDIKKLLRDILSQISNNQFDDQTERWEMEQLIRNMRDYLIDKRYLILIDDIWSVAAWELIESALPRNDNGSIVITTTRSKTVAKSCCAGIGARMYEAQPLGDDDSQRLFFKRLFCSREDCPQDLRKVSSDILKKCGGLPLAIISIAGLLANKRQTVEVWVNTLKSISAAVDKDSHIDKMKRILLLSYFDLPRHLKSCLLYLSVFPEDYLIDCRELILLWVAEALIPGQDRESMEQLGRSYLNDLINRSLVQPAKVGVDGSTVKICRVHDVILEFIVSKAVEDNFVTIWNRNGFSQNYICNKIRRLSIQKDISGPVEEMVKTIKHAHIRSINIFGCNNSGLVKHAFKFLSNQVLRVLNIRGLRVDGECYLGQVKRISQMKYFGIINIGPSRGCELPEDLEKLQHLETLDISKINIRKPASIIQLQRLVRLNVGYWMQLPDGIGNLQALEELSSIDLSFQSVKFIQGLSDLTNLKVLAIVWTDATEVRDVEGHEKQKACISSLTKLFTRLRQFSVVGHPVATLSFMSLCVSTPPPLQRLVLGELISAVPHQISSLLNLTHLRIGLWGEVSKEGINILASLPILVSLSVFLFPGNEGDSGIFHPRHAIKSQGFQSLVKFTFRCWCEGALEFEPGAMPKLQRLKLVLPARCQFKYGDGGLVLGLQNLAGLKYVDLHIDWKAATSDEVDSLEDDIRGVAGVHHNRPIVQVERWNQNLMAPRVQP; encoded by the exons ATGGCCGAAGTGATGGCGAGCGCAGCAACGGGCGTGATGGGCTCCGTGATCGGCAAGCTGACCGCCATGCTCGGCGAGAAGTACCAGCTCGCCCGAGGCGCTGAGGAAGGGATCTGCTTCCTGAAGGAGGAGCTGAGCACCATGGACGCCGTGCTGCAGAATCTCGCGGAGAAGGACGACGACCAGATTGATCCACTGGCCAAAGATTGGAGAAGCAAGGTGCGTGAGCTATCCTACGATATCGAAGATTGCATCGACCGTTTCAGGCTCAATCACAGCCATGGGGGTTCCAAGGCCAACTTCGTGCGCAAGGCTGTGCGGAAGGTGAAGATCTTGTTGCAGGACCGGGGATTGGCAGAGGAGATCCAAAAACTCAAGAGCCTCGTGATCGAGCAGAGCGAGCGGGCCAAACGCTACGACATCCACGCCGCCTCACCTCAGCCAGTGCTCTTGGATCTTCGAGCACCTGCACTCTTTGCAGAGGCGAGGGATCTCGTGGGAATTGATGGTCCTCGCAAGGAGATCATCGAATTGTTAACATGTGAAGAGATGCAGCACAAGGTGGTTTCCATCTATGGAACCGCTGGGCAGGGGAAGACCACTCTGGCCATGGAGGTATACCGCAAAATCACTGAAGCATTTGATTGCCGGGCCTTCGTGTCTGTATCTCAGACTCCAGATATTAAGAAACTCCTCAGAGATATATTGTCTCAAATAAGCAACAACCAGTTTGACGACCAGACCGAAAGGTGGGAGATGGAGCAGCTCATACGCAATATGAGAGACTACTTAATTGACAAGAG GTACCTAATCTTGATTGATGATATATGGAGTGTAGCAGCATGGGAGCTTATAGAATCTGCCTTACCTCGCAATGACAACGGAAGCATAGTAATTACTACGACACGCAGTAAAACTGTAGCCAAATCATGTTGTGCTGGTATTGGTGCACGTATGTACGAAGCGCAGCCACTTGGAGATGACGACTCTCAGAGATTATTCTTTAAAAGACTATTTTGCTCCCGTGAAGATTGTCCTCAAGATTTAAGGAAAGTATCCAGTGATATTCTGAAGAAGTGTGGTGGCTTACCACTAGCCATAATCAGTATAGCTGGTTTATTAGCAAACAAAAGGCAAACGGTGGAAGTCTGGGTCAATACATTGAAGTCCATTTCTGCTGCAGTTGACAAAGATTCTCACATTGATAAAATGAAAAGAATATTGCTGCTCAGTTACTTTGACCTTCCTCGCCATCTAAAGAGCTGTTTGTTATATCTGAGTGTGTTTCCGGAGGACTATTTGATTGATTGCAGAGAGTTGATATTGTTATGGGTAGCCGAAGCACTGATTCCTGGACAAGACAGAGAAAGTATGGAGCAGCTTGGGAGAAGTTACTTGAATGATCTGATCAACAGAAGCTTGGTCCAGCCTGCCAAGGTTGGGGTAGATGGCTCAACAGTGAAAATTTGCAGAGTTCATGATGTCATACTTGAGTTTATTGTATCAAAGGCTGTTGAGGACAACTTTGTTACTATATGGAATCGTAATGGGTTCTCTCAAAATTATATTTGTAACAAGATCCGCCGTTTATCCATACAAAAAGACATTTCTGGCCCAGTTGAAGAGATGGTCAAGACAATAAAACACGCACATATTCGATCCATTAATATTTTTGGCTGTAATAATTCAGGGCTGGTAAAGCACGCCTTCAAGTTTTTAAGTAACCAAGTCTTGCGAGTGCTGAATATAAGAGGTCTTCGGGTTGATGGAGAATGCTATCTTGGACAGGTTAAAAGAATCAGTCAAATGAAGTATTTTGGTATTATAAATATTGGGCCCAGCCGGGGCTGCGAGCTCCCAGAAGATTTAGAAAAGCTGCAACATCTAGAGACACTAGACATTAGTAAAATCAACATTAGAAAACCAGCAAGTATTATCCAATTGCAGAGATTAGTGCGTCTTAATGTGGGTTATTGGATGCAACTACCCGATGGCATTGGAAATCTGCAGGCCCTGGAAGAGCTGTCAAGTATCGATTTGAGTTTTCAATCTGTAAAGTTTATCCAAGGGCTCAGCGATCTGACCAATTTGAAGGTACTTGCAATTGTCTGGACGGACGCTACTGAAGTACGTGACGTGGAAGGCCATGAGAAACAGAAAGCATGTATCTCCTCGCTCACCAAGCTGTTCACAAGACTTCGACAGTTTAGTGTGGTGGGGCATCCTGTTGCCACGCTTTCATTCATGTCATTATGCGTCAGTACTCCACCACCACTTCAGAGGCTTGTCCTTGGTGAGTTAATAAGTGCCGTGCCCCATCAAATCAGCTCGCTACTCAATTTGACCCACCTCCGCATCGGACTTTGGGGTGAAGTAAGCAAGGAAGGAATAAACATCCTAGCAAGTTTACCCATCCTAGTCTCTCTTTCTGTTTTCTTATTCCCTGGCAATGAAGGAGATTCAGGCATCTTCCACCCAAGGCATGCAATCAAGAGTCAAGGGTTCCAGAGTTTGGTCAAATTTACATTCCGCTGTTGGTGTGAGGGAGCGTTGGAATTTGAGCCGGGAGCCATGCCAAAGCTCCAAAGGCTCAAGCTGGTACTCCCGGCACGGTGCCAATTCAAGTATGGGGACGGTGGCCTGGTCCTTGGGCTGCAGAATCTGGCAGGCCTCAAATATGTCGATCTCCATATTGACTGGAAAGCTGCTACTTCTGACGAAGTGGATTCTTTGGAGGATGACATCAGAGGTGTAGCAGGAGTCCATCATAACCGTCCCATAGTCCAGGTCGAAAGGTGGAATCAAAATTTGATGGCTCCACGGGTGCAGCCATAA